A segment of the Prosthecobacter sp. SYSU 5D2 genome:
CCAGGCCATCCAGTTGCACAGCCATCTGGTTCACCGCATTCCCCAGCCGTCCCAGCTCATCCCCCCGGTCATCCGGCACGCGCACCTCAAACCGGCCCTTGGAGATCTGCTCCGTGGCCTCCATGTTCGCCCGGATGCTGCCGGTGATGTTTTTCACAAAGGGCAGCCACAGCAGAGCGGAGATGGCCATCGCGCCGAAGATGCTCCACAGCCACGGGCCTGTATCAAAAAACAACCCGCCGCCGGTTATTGAATCCGTGGCAATGATCAGCGTCATGGGCCCCTCCCGCCGGCTCTGGCTGGTGGGCGGTGGCAGGCGCACCCCGGCATAATAAAGCGGCGGCTCCCCGGCCCGCAGCAAAAACGTGCCAAAACGGGAAGGACCTCTGCGGCCTTCCCGCTCCGCTGACGGGCGGGCTGGGCGATCATCGTCCGCCAGCAGATCTTCACCCAAAATATAAGCCTCAACCTCTTCCCACGGGGGCGGCGAAGGCCGTTCCCCATCGCGGAGCGGAGGCGGCACCCCCGCCGGTGGCGGAGGCCTTCGCTGCCCTTCTGGGTTCATGCCACGGAGCTGCTTTTGCAGTTCTTCAGGCAGCACCATTGCATCCCCCGCCACGATGCGGTCGGGCGGGGACACCAGCGCCACCTGGGCATCATACTCGGCTGCCAGGGACCGGATGACATCCGTCCATTCCTCCTCCGGGGTCGCGCTTAAGGTGTTGTTCAGATCCTGGCCGATCACCTGCAGCCGGTCACCGGCGATGCCCCCCAGAGCACCCTGCAATCCTTCACGAAACTGCCAGTTCAGCACCAGGATAAAAACCACCCCCAGAACCGCCACGTTCACCAGCAACCATAGAAGGATGCGGGTGTAGAGGTTCAGCGAACGGAGCTTGAGGGCAGACAGGTGCAAAGCGGTGAGAAGTGGGATTTAGGAAGGGGTCTTGGCCAAAGGGTGGACAAATACATAACCCGCACTGCGCACCGTGCGGATGAACCGCGGTTCATGGGCATCGTCGCCCAGTTTTCTTCTCAGTGCGGCGATGTGGACATCAATGCTGCGGTCATAAACATCATACTGCCGGTCACGCAGGGATTCGATCAGCTCCTCCCGGCTGCGGATCCGCCCCCGTGACTTCATCAGGGCCGCCAGGATGTCAAATTCCACCGGCGTCAGGCTCAGCGGACGGTCGTTTAAAGAGGCCTCCCTCACATCCAGGTTCAGCTTCACAGTGCCCGCAACGAGTTCGCTGACCAGCTGTTCCTGCGGCACTTTGACCGCTTGATTCAAGGTCGCCCGCCGCGTCACGGCCCGCAGCCGGGCCAGGAGTTCCCGGGCAGAAAACGTTTTTGGCAGATAGTCATCCGCACCGGTCTCAAGACCCACAATGCGGTCAGTCTCATCTCCACGTGCTGTCAGCATCAGAATGGGTACCTGGGATTTTACCCTGACCCGTCGGAGCACTTCGAACCCATCACAGCCTGGAAGCATCAGGTCCAGGATCACCGCATGCCACGGCTCCGCCATCGCCCGCTCCGCGCCCTCCGGCCCCCGGTGCTCCATCGCCACCGTATAGCCCAGCGGCTCCAGATAGTCGCGGATCAGCCCGCAGAGCTTGCGGTCATCATCAATCACCAGGATGCGGGTCAGGGCATCTGAAGGGGCTGGCGGTTCTGCTGGCATCTCCCCAATTGTAAAGGCGCAATCCGTTAAGCGAGAAGGGATTTACAAAGCCTTAACAATTTTATTCCAGCCTTTTCCGCACGAAAGGATGGCTCCGAGCCGCTTCCGTATCGTGACCCTCGCTTGCCATCGGCCCAATCCGGCTCTAAGAAAGCGGTCCGTTTAACTGAAAGTCCTTATATACAACCATGATCAAACTTACCGGCATTGCAGATGAAGCAGGCGCGTCCCTGGACGTGCAGATCCAGGCCCATCAGGAACTCGGCTGGGACAGCATTGAGTGCCGCGGCGTGGAATTTGACGGCGTGAAAGGCAACCTTCATGAAATCCCGGACGCCGTGTTCGAAAAAGTCGTCGCTCACCTCGCCGAAAAGAACATGAAGATCAGCGGCTTCGGCTCGCTCATCGGCAACTGGGCCAAAAAGATCACCGACGATTTCAGCGTCACCGAAGCTGAGATCAACCGTGCCATCCCGCGTATGCAGACCCTGGGCGCCAAGCTCATCCGAGTCATGTCCTATGCCGTCTGCAAGGATGATTCCGGCAAGGACCTGGAAGAGCAGTTCGCCCCGGAGCGCATCAAGCGCATGAAGGATATCAACCAGCGTTTTGCCGATGCCGGCCTGACTGTCGTCCACGAAAACTGCATGAACTGGGGAGGCATGAGCCCCACCTATGTGCAGCGCATGGCCGAGGCCGTGCCCGGAATGAAATGGGTCTTCGACACCGGCAACCCGGTCTTCATTGACGACCGTGACCGCCCCGGCCACAAGCAGGACGCCTGGGAAATGTACCAGGCCATCAAGCCCTTCATGGCTCATGTGCACGTCAAAGACGGCATCTGGGACAAGGTCAAGAATGACGCCGTTTACACCTTCCCCGGCGAAGGTGAAGGCCAGACCGAGCGCATCATGAAGGACCTGGTGGAGACCGGTTACGAAGGCTACATCAGCATCGAGCCCCATGTTGCCGTCGTCTTCCACGGTGCCGGAGCTGCCGATGACCTCTCCCCTGAGCAGAAGGCCAAGGAGCAGTATGACAGCTACGTGAAGTATGGCCGCATGCTGGAGTCCATGCTGACCAAGCTGGGTGCCAAGCTCGGCTGAATCATCTGACATTTAGCGCCCTCTTTCCCCCGTGGAGAGAGGGCGTTTTTGTTTAAAACTAAGCAGTCGCGGCAAACCCCAAAACAAATCGAGCTGTTTTCATTTCCATGCGCGTAAAGTCGCCATGCAAAAAATTGCCATCATCGGTGCCGGGTTGGCGGGCATCGCCAGCGCCAGAAACCTGAGCCAGCAAGGAAACCAGGTCACGGTTTTCGAAAAGTCCCGGGGATTTGGCGGACGCTGCGCGACCAAGCGATGGATGGGCTGCCGGGTGGATCATGGTGCACAATATTTTACGATGCGTGATGCGGCATTCCGTCAAACAGTCACCGAAGGCTGTGGCGATGCTCTGCGAACCATCCCTGCACCGGTGCATCATCTGGAAAACGGACAGACTTCAACGACAGAGCGCTTTTACCATTTGCAGGGCAACAGCCATCTCTGCCGCGATCTGGCAACCGGGCTGGACATCCGCTTTGAACAGACCGTGGAAGCGGTCCTGCCAGCCGAAAGGGGCTGGCAGGTCCAAGGAGAACTTTTCAACCAAGTGGTCAGCACCGCCCCCCTGCCGCAGACGATGCGGATATTTGGGCAGCCAGCCGTTCCAGACAGCTACATTCCCTGCCTGGCCATGGTGGCCCTGTATCGGGGGGATCACCTTGGAATGACGGGTGAATATTATGACATCACCGGCAGGCCCGCAGATGACCTCGCCTGGTCAGCCTGCGAAAACCACAAGGAAGGCCGCATCATTGAAGGCTGTACCGTAATGGTGGCCCATGCCTCCGAAGCTTTCAGCCGCGAGCACCTGGAGCAACCTCCTGAAACGTGGTCAGAATGGTTAAAGGGCCAATTGGAGGCCCTGTGGGAGCTGCCCAAAAATCAGTTCGAAGCCCATGTCACCCACCGCTGGCGGTATGCCCGTGTGGCCGAAGCTGTAAAAATACCGTCGTTGCCGCGTGGACTCCATTTCTGTGGCGATGCGCTTGAGGCATCGCGGGTGGAAGCCGCCTGGTTGCAAGGGGCCAGGCTGGCGCAGAATTTTCCTCCAGCACCCTGATGCTTCATCGTCCATCACGCGGATGCACAGAATTCCCCTCGATCCACTGGGGTGGAATGAGGATCTGCCTGGGCACTTCGGGAATGCCGCTTTCGTTTTGCAAAAGCTGCGTGGCCACCAGGTCCACCCCGGCGGCCGCCACATGGTCACGCCGCTGATAAAGGCCCGCATAACCCTTCATGGCCGGCGTCCAGTCATGCACCACCAGGCCGATGTCCTCGGGGATGCGAAGGTTCATCTGTTGCAGCCAGTCGGGCACATGCTGGTCAAAGGTGATGAGGGCATCCGGCCGGTGCTTTTTCATCCACCCGGCGAAGTCGGCCCGGCAGCGGCTGAAGTCATTGTGAGGAAAAAGCAGCACTGGCACCCGTTGGTCATCCGGCATCGTCTGCTGCACATGCAGCATGGCCCCGCTGTAAGAGCCCTCCGCGCGATGGTCCACCCACTGCGTGACCGCCAAGCCGATGCGCTGATAACCACGAGCCAGCAGTTCCTTCACCGCAATCTGGATGCCGAGGTTCATGTTCCCTGCTGCGCGATGTAGCGACGGGCTGGTCAGTCCAAACCCAAACGTGGCGGCGGCGAACGATGTGTAGTCAAGCTGCGCACAAAGCATCTGAGAAGCCTGCGGGGAAACGATGATACCCTCAATGCCACGCGCCTGTAGGATGCTGACCAGGCGCGTGGGATCCAGCCTGTCCTTGCCTAACCAAAATTCCTCCGCGTGGTAACCATGCTGGCTGGCCCGGCGGCGGATATCCTCGATGGGCACGTATTGATACGCCGTATTGTGCAGCGCATCTCTTGGAGCCACCTCGCGGATCACCGCAATCACCGCCCGCACGCGGGACTTCTTGCGCCCGCGCACCATGGTCATCATGCGGGCCAGATGCGGATCCGGCTGATAGCCCAGCTTTTCAATGGCCTGCTGCACCCGCTCGCGTGTCTCCACAGACACGCGCGGCGACTGGTGCATCACCCGCGATACGGTCATGGCGGAGACGCCCGCCGCCTGGGCGATTTGCTGGAGGGTGACCGACATGCGCCACGCGATAACCGAGATGGCCTACTTCTGCAAAAGCTTCATCGCTTCCGCATACCTTTCACCGAAGGTCCGCAACGAAGGTGTATCGAAGTGGACCTTGTCCCCTTTGTCCGTCAGACCCGTGGATTCCACCACCGCCGTCTTCGGCACCCGTGCGGGAATGGAGGCGATCTGCTCATTCACCAGCGGCCAGTAAACGGGCGTCTTAGCCTTGCTTTCCAGCGCCAGAAATTCGCCCAGCTTGCCTGCCACAAAAGGCACCTCACTGGCAGCGAGATCCGCACGCAGATCCACAATCATTTTGGAAAGCCGGTCTGCATAGCTTTTGGATTTCGCCTCATTGCCAGAGTCCCCTTCGCCCTGGTGCCAAAGGATGCCTTTCAGCGTGCCATCCTTCATGGCCAGCCGCGCGCGTTCCAACGCCTGGAGGTAAAGATCGCCACCTTTTTCCCAGCGCTCCAGCGGCGTGCCGCCGACGGCACAAGGGATGAGGCCGATGGTGGCCTCCGGGCTGGCATCGACCATCTCCCGGGCGAAGCTCATGCCGATCCCGGCACCCACTGAGGCAGGCTTGTCATGATGAAGCGGCTCCACCCCATAGGCCCACTTGTTGTTAGGCGAGAACTTCAGCACCCGCGTCCTGGATATCCGCTTCTCCATGTCCAGCACACCGCGACCGGCCATGTTAGACTGGCCGATGAGCAGATACAGATGCAGCTTTTCCTTGGGCGGAAGTTTTTTTGCCAGATCGGCCTCCGTTCTTTTGTCCGAATGGTTGCCATAACCCAGGGCTCGGTTCACCAGCAGCCTCTGCGCTGAATCTTTAGAAACAAACTTGCCCGCACGGATGTCCTCCTCACGGATGATGGCCACGAGCACCTCCTTTTCACCGGCATTGTAGCGGCCATGATCATAGGTGATGTAGATGCGGCCATCAGGTGCCTGGATGGCATCCGGATAGGAGACACTGCTGCGCTCATCCACCATCAGCTTGTGGCTCCATGTGCGGCCTTCATCCTCGGAAAGCCAGGCCATGAGACGGGTGCGCGGATAAGCGCCGTTCTCGTTCTTTTTGGCATCGTGATAGATGAGCATGAAAGCGCCGGAGGCCAGCTTCATCATGCAGGCACGGGTGGAGGGGCCTTCAAACTGCGGTATTGCCACGGCTTCTGACCAAGTTTTGCCATCGTCTGTGGAAGTGCTTTCGTACAGCCCTTTCGTGGTGCGGATGACCGTCCAGATGCTGCCGTCCTTGCGCTGGGCCAGGGTGGCCTCGCTAAAATTACGCAGGTCTTCCGGGATGCTGGTGCCGCCGTGCATGGCCCAGGATTCGCCTTCATCCGTGCTGAGCAGCGTGCAGGTTTCCGGACGGCCTTCCGCATTGCCCATCAGGAAAAACGGGGCCAGCCAGCCGCCGCTGGCAAGGATGATGGGCTTGCCAAAAAGGATGCCGTCTTTGGCCACAAGAAAGGGCTTCGACCATGTGGGCGTGGCTTTGTCCGGATCATCACAACGAATGGCGCAGGTGCCACGAATTGTGGGAGCGGTTTCCGTTTTGGCCGTAAGCTGGTTATAAAACACCCACAGGCGTCCCTTCGGATCCACCCAGGGGATTGGATCGCCAATCTTGGTGCCCTTGGGTCCTTCAATGACCACCGCCGGTTTGGACCAGCGTTTGCCATCATCCCCGCTGGTGGCCACCAGCGCGTAATTGCCGATGGCTCCTTCCCCTTCATCGCCGCTGTACCACGTCACCCAGAGGCGGCCCTTGGGCGCACGTTCAATGCCCGGTATCCCCTGCCACACACGGGCCGCGTCGTCGTATTCCTTGCCCGGATTCAGGATGACATTCGCCTGCGGAAAAGCAGGCACCTGGGCGGAGACGGTGCAGATGCCGGAAATGAAAAGGGCAGCGGTCAGAAGGTAGCGACGAAACATGGAAACAGGAAACGGCCTGCACCTCAAATTTCAAACAGGTATCTTCAGAGAATCCCTAGCCGCTCTTTGACAATTCCGGCCCTGCCGCCACTCTAAAACCCACGATGTCTGACGCTCCCCTTCTCCGCACGCCCCTCTATGACAGCCACATCGCCCTGGGTGGCAAAGTGATCCCCTTCGCCGGATGGGAGATGCCGGTGCAATACACGGGCATCGTCCAGGAGCATCACGCCGTGCGCAAAGCCGTCGGCGTATTTGACATCTCCCACATGGGCCAGTTCATCGTCAGCGGCAGCGATGCCCTGGCTTTTTTAAACCGGGCGCTGACCAATGATGTGACAAAACTGGAGATCGGCCAGGGTCAATATTCATTGCTGCTCAACGAGCAGGGTGGCGTCATAGATGACCTTATTCTTTACCGTACCACGGCCAAGGAATTTTTCCTCGTCGTCAATGCCAGCAAGATTGCCGAAGACTGGGCGCAGTTGCAAAGCCTGCTCAATAGCGATGAGGATGTCCAGATGGCCAACCTCAGCGACTCCACCGCCGGTCTCGCGATCCAGGGTCCAAAAAGCCGCGCCGTGTTTGAAAAAGTCTTCGGCCAGGAAGCCCCCTTCCCTCCGCACAACAGCATCTTCGTCGCAGCGGGCGAGGCCGGTTTCATGTGGCTCTGCGGCACAGGTTACACCGGGGAAGAGGGTTTTGAATTCTTCATGCCCGCCGCTACCGCCCCAGAATGGTTTGACCGCCTCGTCGCTGCCGCCCGTGAGGAAGGCGGCCTGCCCTGCGGCCTCGGTGCACGCGACACCCTGCGCCTGGAAATGGGCTATCCCCTGAACGGCAACGACCTCTTCCCTGACAAGACCCCGCTACAGGCCGGACTCGGTTTTTTCGTCGCCATGGACAAGAAAGACTTCGTCGGCAAAGCCGCGCTGGCAGCCCAAAAAGCCACCGGCCTGCCCAGCCGACTCGCCGCCTTCAAGATGACCGGCACCGCCCCCCCGCCGCGCCCCCATTATCCGGTCCTGTTTAACGGCACCGTCGTCGGCGAAGTCGCCAGCGGCACCCAGTCCCCCAGCCTCAGCTCGGGCATCGGCATGGCCTACCTCCCTTTGGAAGCCGCCAAAGTCGGCACGTCCATTGAAATCGAAATCCGTGGCCGCATGTTCCCTGCCGAAGTGGTGAAGAAGCCCTTTTGGATGAAGGTGGGTGGACTATGAAGATTCCTGCCCATTTTGTTCGATTGAGGCGGTTGGCCATTTTAGCATGCCTGACCGTCCTGGCCGGATGCGGTTTTGTTCACGATGAAAAAGTTACTGGCCCCTACCGATTGATCGCCGTTGATCTCGATGCCGACATGAGTCTTTGCTATTCACTTGGCGGCAGCGCTGTTGGTCGAGTAAACCAAACCGTTTTTGCTGTGGGTTGGAATGACACGCATCTAGTCGCCAAACAACATCCCGATAATAATCGCACCATCACTCATTATTTCTTCATCGATCGGGCAAAGGATGGTCCTTATGTTGACCCTTCGGAATGTGTGACAGGTCCTCTGACTGAGGTGGAATTTCGTCGAAAGCGGCAAGAATTGAGTCTGCCTGATTTTTCACAAACCCTTTCGTCATTGGAATAAAACGCCCCTCCTCGAACCCATTGACGCCCGTGCATCCATGCAGCATCTTTCCCCATGCAACCGACGGTTAATCTGCCTGAGTCCTTGCCGACCGAAGGCCGGAGGCGTTCTCCGTTACCAGCTCCGGTAAGAGACCTCCGAGGCATTATGATTCCAGCACTCACCAACGCCGAAATCCAAGCGATCCTTGACGAAGAAGAGGTCCTCAAAATAGGTTGATCGGCCGAATCTTAATGTTTGGGTGAAAAAGGTGCAGCACAGCCTGACTTTTTTGCATTTGAAGCCGTAAAAAGTTTCCTTTGTCACGTCTAGGCTTAGCTTACAGGCTTCACATCTCGTCCATTTCATGTTAGACCCCATCTACGTCATCGGCCACCGCAACCCGGATACGGACGCCATTTGCGCGGCCATCGGTTATGCCGCCTACCTGCGCGAGGTGCGTGAGGACGAAGTCATCCCCGCCTGCTGCGGAGAGATCAATGCGCGGACGAGCTGGGTGCTGAAACTGGCAGGTGCGACCGCGCCGAAGCTGCTTCTCGACGTGCGCCCCACAGCCGCCATCGTCTGCCGCCGGGATGTGCTTACAGCCTCGGCCGATGAGACCTTTCTCTCCGTTTATCGGAAAATGCTGGAGCACAATTTCCGCTCCATCCCGGTGGTGAATGCCGAGCACAAGCTCATCGGCATGCCGACAATCCAGGAGATGGCGCAGCTTTTCCTGCCCAGCGAGTCCAACCACAAAGCGGCCAATCGCCAGGTGCGTACCAGTGTCAAAAACATGGTCATCGCCCTCGGCGGCCAGTTGGTCGGCAATACCGCCCAGGCTGAAGAGGTCGAAGACCTCATCCTGGTCGTAGCTGCCTCCAGCCTGGACACCTCGCGTGACCGCGCCAGCCATTTCCCTCCCCGGCAGCTCGTGCTGGTCAGCGGTGACCGGCCGGAGATCCACACCCTCGCGCTGGAGCTCGGCGTGCGCTGCCTGGTGGTGACCGGGGGTTTCATCCTTCAGGAAAGCTTTTTGGAAGAGGCCAAAGCGAAGGGCATCTGCGTCATCATGGCCCCGCAGGATACGGCCAGTGCCTCGCAGCTTATCCGCTTTTCCCGGCCCATCGGGGAGGCCGCCCATGAATACGAGTCCTTCACCTCCCGCACCCCGCTGCGGGAAATCATTCATGTGGTGCAAAATTCGCATCAACCGCTGTTTCCCGTCATTGATGAGGAGACCGGAAAACTCGAAGGCGTGTTCTCCAAATCCGACCTCGTGGAAGTGCCGCGCACCAAGCTGGTGCTGGTGGACCACAACGAATTCAGCCAGGCCGTAGCCGGTGCGGACGAAGCAGAGATCATTGAGGTCATTGACCATCATCGCCTCAGCGGAAACTTGCGCACCAAGGAACCCGTGCGTTTCATCAATGAACCCGTCGGCAGCACCAGCACCATCGTTGGCATCATGTACAAGATGCGCGGCCTGACGCCGGATAAGTCCACTGCCATCTGCCTGTGCGCAGGCCTCATCTCAGACACGCTGAATCTCACCAGTCCCACGACCACCAACACAGATCGTGAGATCCTCGCCTGGCTGGCCGGTGTGGGCGGCATTGATGCAGCACAGTTTGTGAAGGACTTCTTCGCCGCCGGCTCCCTGCTTCGCGAGGCCACCCCGGCGCGTGCCATCGAGGGCGACCGCAAGGTCTTCGAGGAAAACGGCTGGCGCATCAGCATCAGCCAGATCGAAGAAATGGGCCTGGATGAATTCTGGAGAAAACAGGCCGAGCTCCATGGCGCCCTCGTCGCTCTTTGCGAAGCGCACAGCCTCCACTTCGCCTGCCTCATGGTCACCGATATCACCGCGCATCACAGCGTGCTGCTGGTGGCCGGTGACAAGCGCGTGGAGACGGCCATTGATGTGGATTACGTCGAGCGCAGTCCGCAGATCTATGACCTGCCAGGCGTTGTCAGCCGCAAGAAGCAGCTCTTCCCCTACCTGAGCAACCTCGTGGGCAAGCTGACCCCTCCCTGAGGCAGGATTGCTTGAAAAGGAAGACAGAGGAGCCACAAAAAGACCTGCTACCGGCTTATTAGTACCGCTCGGTACTAATGATGCAATGCGGCATGACTTTTGCCCGTAACGGCAGGATGCCCGAAGCTCCCACGAAGGTCCGCCACTCTATCCTCGCCGTCACCACCCTGGCGGCGTTTTTGATGTATCTGGACCGGATGTGCATGTCAGAGATCGTCAAGACGGCGACCTTCCGCTCCGAGTTTGACCTCACTGATGAGCAGCTCTCCTGGGTGCTCAGCGCGTTCTTTTGGGCCTATGCATTGGGCCAGGTGCCCGCCGGCTGGTTGAGCGACCGCTTTGGCATCCGGCCGCTGATGACCATCTTCATCGTCCTGTGGTCCGCCTTCACCGCACTGACGGGTTTTGCCACAGGTCTTTGGTCCCTGCTGCTCACCCGCATGGGCTGCGGCCTGGCGGAGGCCGGGGCGTATCCCGCCAGCAGCAGCCTGCTGCGCAAATGGGCCACTTGGGGAAACCGGGGCGTGGCCAGCAGCATCGTCTCGCTCGGCGGCAGGCTGGGTGGAGCCGCGGCTCCGGTGCTAACCATGCTGGTCATCAGCCTCATGGGCGGCTGGCGCTGGGCGGGCTGGATCTATGGAGCCGTGGGGATTCTTTTCGCCTGGGCCTTCTGGCATATTTACCGTGAAAGCCCGGAGCAGCACCCGGATTGCAACGATGAGGAGCGCGCCCTGCTGGCACATGGGCGTCCGATAGACGCCGATGCAGGCAAGAAATACCGCTTCCCCTGGATGGCCATGCTGAAAAGCGGCAACCTGTGGTTCATGTGCGGCATGCAGTTCTGGACCAATGTCGGCTGGGCCTTCCTGGCCACCTGGATGCCACGCTATCTCAAGGAGACGCTCAAACTCAGCGACGAAGCCAGCGGCACCCTTTCCACCGTCTCTCTCGGCATTGGACTTGGCGGCATGATGTTTGGCGGTGTTTTTGCCGATGCTTGTGTGCGTTACATGGGGCTCAAACGCGGCCGCCTCATCCCGCTGGCGGGCACACGCTTCCTGGCCGCCGTCATGTTTGTCCTGGCCATCCAGACCACCAATCCTTGGCTGCTCGTTCCCGCCCTGGGCCTCGTCGCCTTCTTCACCGATGCCGGACTGCCCGCCGTCTGGGCCACCATGCAGGATGTCGGCGGGCGTTACACGGCCCCGGTTTTTGGCTGGGCCAACATGTGGGGAAATATTGGTGCCGCACTGTCCCCGGTCTTCATCGCGCTCATCAACAAACATCTGGATGCAAACCAGGACTGGCATGAGGCGTTGTACTTCTGCGCAGCGGCCTTTGTCATTTCCGGCCTCCTCGCCACCCGCATCCGGGCTGACCAACCCATCACCGGATGATGCCACCAACCGCCATGAAACCGCTTCTCTTCCTCGCCCTCTGCCTCCCCGCCCTTCTCACTGCGGCGGCTGCGCCCAAGCCTAACGTCATCTTTGTTTATGTGGACAACCTGGGCAATGGCGACGTCCGCTGTTTCAATCCCAAAACCCTGCACCGCACACCCCACCTGGACCGCATGGCTGCGGAGGGCACCCGCTTCACCAGCCATTACTCGGCCAGCGGCGTCTGCACCCCCAGCCGTGCTTCTTTGATGACCGGCTGCTATCCTCGCCGGGTGAACATGCACGTCAGCGCCACCGGCGGCATGGTCCTTCAACCCGTGGCCACCAAGGGCCTGCACCCTGATGAAACCACCGTGGCCGAAGTGATGAAATCCGCCGGCTACGCCACCCACATCATCGGCAAATGGCACCTGGGCGACCAGCCTGAATTTCTGCCAACCCGCCAGGGTTTTGACTCCTACTTTGGCATCCCCTACAGCGATGACATGACCAAGGACAAGCGCCCTGAAGAATGGCCGGAGCTGCCTCTGATGCGCGATGAAAAAGTCATCGAAGCCCCTGTGGACCGCGATCCCCTCACCAAGCGATATACCGAGGCCGCCATCGAGTACATTGAGGCCCATCAGGACAAACCCTTCTTTCTTTATCTGCCCCACGCCATGCCCGGCAGCACCAAGGATCCCTATGCCAGCCCCGCCTTCAAGGACAAGTCCGCCAACGGTCACTGGGGCGACAGCGTCGAGGAACTGGACTGGTCCATGGGGGAGATCCTGGCCGCGCTGAAAAGGCTGGGCCTGGATGAAAAGACACTGGTCATCTGGACCTCCGATAACGGCGCACCCAACCGCAATCCGCCCCAGGGCAGCAACCTGCCCTACACCGGCTGGGGCTACAACACCAGTGAGGGCGCCATGCGCATGCCCTTCATCGCCCGCTGGCCCGGCAAGATCCCTGCGGGCAAGGAATGCCAGGAGCTGACCTCCATGCTGGACATCTTGCCGACCCTGGCCGCACTCACCGTTGCCCCTTTGCCCGAGCGCAAAATTGACGGTCATAATATTCTACCCCTTTTGTTAGGCCAAGAGGGTGCCGTTTCTCCATCGGACAAAACCGGCTTCTTCTATTACCACGGTGCTCAGCTCCAGGCCGTACGCAGCGGCCCCTGGAAGCTGTATCTTCCCCTGGAAGCCAAGCGCATCAATGCCAAAAGCACACCGCCTGCCTCGCTCCAGCTTTTTAATGTCCGCGATGACGTCGCCGAAACCCAGGAAGTCTCCGCTGCGAATCCAGACATCGTCGCCCGCCTGCTGAAACTGGCCGATGCTGCCCGCGAAGAACTCGGCGACAACGACCGCCCCGGCAAGGGCCAGCGTGAAGCCGGCCATGTGGAGAAAGCGAAGGCACTGGTACTG
Coding sequences within it:
- a CDS encoding HAMP domain-containing sensor histidine kinase; protein product: MHLSALKLRSLNLYTRILLWLLVNVAVLGVVFILVLNWQFREGLQGALGGIAGDRLQVIGQDLNNTLSATPEEEWTDVIRSLAAEYDAQVALVSPPDRIVAGDAMVLPEELQKQLRGMNPEGQRRPPPPAGVPPPLRDGERPSPPPWEEVEAYILGEDLLADDDRPARPSAEREGRRGPSRFGTFLLRAGEPPLYYAGVRLPPPTSQSRREGPMTLIIATDSITGGGLFFDTGPWLWSIFGAMAISALLWLPFVKNITGSIRANMEATEQISKGRFEVRVPDDRGDELGRLGNAVNQMAVQLDGLVRGQKRFLGDVAHELCGPISRMEMSLGILEPRLDGGEAFRLADVRDELRQISALVDELLSFSKAALGQNGKKPEAVNLLPILEGAVHLEGVPEGQCQMQVPSGMQVKAVTDLLRRAVGNILRNAQLHAPGSAIEIRATQSKGVVIVTLADSGPGVPAESLPRLFEPFYRVDVARARETGGTGLGLSIVKTCVEGCGGSVSAQNRAPHGLIVSIELPCA
- a CDS encoding TIM barrel protein yields the protein MIKLTGIADEAGASLDVQIQAHQELGWDSIECRGVEFDGVKGNLHEIPDAVFEKVVAHLAEKNMKISGFGSLIGNWAKKITDDFSVTEAEINRAIPRMQTLGAKLIRVMSYAVCKDDSGKDLEEQFAPERIKRMKDINQRFADAGLTVVHENCMNWGGMSPTYVQRMAEAVPGMKWVFDTGNPVFIDDRDRPGHKQDAWEMYQAIKPFMAHVHVKDGIWDKVKNDAVYTFPGEGEGQTERIMKDLVETGYEGYISIEPHVAVVFHGAGAADDLSPEQKAKEQYDSYVKYGRMLESMLTKLGAKLG
- a CDS encoding sialate O-acetylesterase; translation: MFRRYLLTAALFISGICTVSAQVPAFPQANVILNPGKEYDDAARVWQGIPGIERAPKGRLWVTWYSGDEGEGAIGNYALVATSGDDGKRWSKPAVVIEGPKGTKIGDPIPWVDPKGRLWVFYNQLTAKTETAPTIRGTCAIRCDDPDKATPTWSKPFLVAKDGILFGKPIILASGGWLAPFFLMGNAEGRPETCTLLSTDEGESWAMHGGTSIPEDLRNFSEATLAQRKDGSIWTVIRTTKGLYESTSTDDGKTWSEAVAIPQFEGPSTRACMMKLASGAFMLIYHDAKKNENGAYPRTRLMAWLSEDEGRTWSHKLMVDERSSVSYPDAIQAPDGRIYITYDHGRYNAGEKEVLVAIIREEDIRAGKFVSKDSAQRLLVNRALGYGNHSDKRTEADLAKKLPPKEKLHLYLLIGQSNMAGRGVLDMEKRISRTRVLKFSPNNKWAYGVEPLHHDKPASVGAGIGMSFAREMVDASPEATIGLIPCAVGGTPLERWEKGGDLYLQALERARLAMKDGTLKGILWHQGEGDSGNEAKSKSYADRLSKMIVDLRADLAASEVPFVAGKLGEFLALESKAKTPVYWPLVNEQIASIPARVPKTAVVESTGLTDKGDKVHFDTPSLRTFGERYAEAMKLLQK
- a CDS encoding response regulator transcription factor, which encodes MPAEPPAPSDALTRILVIDDDRKLCGLIRDYLEPLGYTVAMEHRGPEGAERAMAEPWHAVILDLMLPGCDGFEVLRRVRVKSQVPILMLTARGDETDRIVGLETGADDYLPKTFSARELLARLRAVTRRATLNQAVKVPQEQLVSELVAGTVKLNLDVREASLNDRPLSLTPVEFDILAALMKSRGRIRSREELIESLRDRQYDVYDRSIDVHIAALRRKLGDDAHEPRFIRTVRSAGYVFVHPLAKTPS
- a CDS encoding LacI family DNA-binding transcriptional regulator — encoded protein: MSVTLQQIAQAAGVSAMTVSRVMHQSPRVSVETRERVQQAIEKLGYQPDPHLARMMTMVRGRKKSRVRAVIAVIREVAPRDALHNTAYQYVPIEDIRRRASQHGYHAEEFWLGKDRLDPTRLVSILQARGIEGIIVSPQASQMLCAQLDYTSFAAATFGFGLTSPSLHRAAGNMNLGIQIAVKELLARGYQRIGLAVTQWVDHRAEGSYSGAMLHVQQTMPDDQRVPVLLFPHNDFSRCRADFAGWMKKHRPDALITFDQHVPDWLQQMNLRIPEDIGLVVHDWTPAMKGYAGLYQRRDHVAAAGVDLVATQLLQNESGIPEVPRQILIPPQWIEGNSVHPRDGR
- a CDS encoding FAD-dependent oxidoreductase, which produces MQKIAIIGAGLAGIASARNLSQQGNQVTVFEKSRGFGGRCATKRWMGCRVDHGAQYFTMRDAAFRQTVTEGCGDALRTIPAPVHHLENGQTSTTERFYHLQGNSHLCRDLATGLDIRFEQTVEAVLPAERGWQVQGELFNQVVSTAPLPQTMRIFGQPAVPDSYIPCLAMVALYRGDHLGMTGEYYDITGRPADDLAWSACENHKEGRIIEGCTVMVAHASEAFSREHLEQPPETWSEWLKGQLEALWELPKNQFEAHVTHRWRYARVAEAVKIPSLPRGLHFCGDALEASRVEAAWLQGARLAQNFPPAP